In one window of Poriferisphaera corsica DNA:
- a CDS encoding radical SAM protein has translation MIKPVGAACNLDCTYCYYLPTHDVYGDRAHRMHDVILEEIFRTILPEYEDHVSICWQGGEPTLAGIEFYEKAMGWQEKYKRPGQVIENLLQTNGTLLDDEWGAFLSKNRFLVGLSCDGPPHLHDKYRYTVKGDASSDKVLRGLDVLKKHGVEYNILCVLNDVNVKHPELVYNYVTKLGSRYVQFIPAIEWEDTKEDYVQGHAAADVGLKKISPSAVEYGQFLCKAFDMWNTHHRTHLSIQLFDVMLNQYLFSRSTLCINSNACHNQLTIEYDGSVYGCDHYVNHRWQLGHVSDRDWRHKKVDDTGMVALTVSAGDEPDEDWYEGLDRDVFETFAKRKLDLPEKDCGRCEYQRFCYGGCPKHRPRRGEVTEKTVLCEGYKLFFEHAMPTLEKIATHYRHYGELPATEAEIERQKQVKSGVIRPGQKVKPNELCPCGSGMKFKKCCKN, from the coding sequence ATGATCAAGCCAGTGGGCGCAGCTTGCAATCTTGATTGCACGTATTGCTATTATTTGCCAACGCATGATGTGTATGGTGATCGTGCGCACCGGATGCATGATGTGATTTTGGAGGAGATATTCAGAACGATCTTGCCTGAGTACGAAGATCATGTGAGTATTTGTTGGCAGGGTGGCGAGCCGACATTGGCGGGTATTGAGTTTTATGAGAAAGCGATGGGTTGGCAAGAGAAATATAAGCGGCCGGGACAGGTGATAGAGAATTTACTGCAGACGAATGGGACGCTGCTGGATGATGAATGGGGGGCATTTTTATCAAAGAATCGATTTTTAGTGGGATTGTCGTGTGATGGGCCACCACATCTGCATGACAAGTATCGCTATACAGTGAAGGGCGATGCGTCATCAGATAAGGTTTTGCGCGGGTTAGATGTGCTGAAGAAGCATGGGGTCGAGTACAACATTTTATGTGTGCTGAATGATGTGAATGTGAAGCATCCGGAGCTGGTTTATAACTACGTGACGAAGTTGGGTTCAAGGTATGTGCAATTTATTCCGGCTATTGAGTGGGAGGACACGAAGGAAGATTATGTTCAAGGGCATGCGGCGGCAGATGTGGGATTAAAGAAGATCTCGCCAAGTGCAGTTGAATATGGTCAGTTTTTGTGCAAGGCGTTTGATATGTGGAACACACATCATCGAACGCATCTTTCGATTCAACTTTTTGATGTGATGTTGAATCAGTACTTGTTTTCAAGGTCGACTTTATGCATTAACTCCAATGCATGCCATAACCAATTAACGATTGAGTATGACGGGTCGGTGTATGGTTGCGATCATTACGTGAATCATCGCTGGCAGTTGGGGCATGTATCAGATCGAGATTGGCGGCATAAGAAGGTGGATGATACGGGTATGGTTGCGTTAACGGTGTCGGCGGGGGATGAGCCTGATGAAGATTGGTATGAGGGGTTAGATCGAGATGTATTTGAGACATTTGCTAAGCGCAAATTAGACTTGCCAGAGAAAGATTGCGGACGGTGCGAGTATCAACGGTTTTGTTATGGGGGATGCCCAAAGCATCGGCCTCGCCGAGGAGAAGTGACGGAAAAAACAGTGTTGTGTGAGGGATATAAACTGTTTTTTGAACATGCGATGCCGACGCTTGAAAAGATCGCGACGCACTATCGGCATTATGGTGAGCTGCCGGCAACTGAAGCGGAGATTGAGCGGCAGAAGCAGGTGAAATCGGGGGTGATTCGTCCGGGGCAGAAGGTGAAGCCGAATGAGCTGTGTCCGTGTGGATCGGGAATGAAGTTTAAGAAATGCTGCAAGAATTGA
- a CDS encoding adenylate kinase family protein — translation MRNFVIMGVQGSGKGTQSKQLAKHFSLLHLGVGDQFRNEIKQQSSLAQTIKNIIDKGNMVPDEMVIKIMAKRLAQPDTKNGYILDGFPRTLPQAQFALDNIPIDAVLILQVPDEVVIQRVLARRLCSNCGRDYNLDYKPPKTPGLCDVCGAKLIQRADDYEEAIKKRIADYHAQTAPTIERLKTKFRIETFDATQDSKDVQQQIRERIDFS, via the coding sequence ATGCGCAATTTCGTCATCATGGGCGTTCAGGGCAGCGGTAAAGGCACCCAGTCCAAACAACTCGCTAAACACTTTAGCCTTCTCCATCTCGGAGTTGGCGACCAGTTTCGCAACGAAATTAAACAGCAATCATCCCTCGCTCAAACCATCAAAAACATCATCGACAAAGGTAACATGGTCCCCGACGAAATGGTCATCAAGATCATGGCCAAGCGCCTCGCTCAACCCGATACGAAAAACGGCTACATCCTCGATGGCTTCCCCCGCACCCTCCCACAAGCTCAATTCGCCCTCGATAACATCCCCATCGACGCCGTCCTCATCCTGCAAGTCCCTGACGAAGTTGTCATCCAACGCGTACTCGCACGCCGCCTCTGCTCCAATTGCGGCCGTGATTACAACCTCGACTACAAACCCCCTAAAACCCCCGGCCTATGCGATGTCTGCGGCGCAAAACTCATCCAGCGCGCCGACGACTACGAAGAAGCGATCAAAAAACGCATCGCCGATTACCACGCGCAAACCGCGCCCACCATCGAGCGCCTTAAAACCAAATTCCGCATTGAAACTTTCGATGCAACCCAAGATTCAAAAGACGTCCAGCAACAAATCCGCGAACGCATCGACTTCTCCTAA
- a CDS encoding tetratricopeptide repeat protein, whose translation MMKINLKTASTLCLISLSLMQGGCFLFSNSDAYEQTHSRPFEPGKPIKAAPVMEMSQEQRVTSDTLIAEGHEYRDMGKLDAALASFGLALEENAQITEAHIGMGHIFLDRGNAGIAENAYQRAVRSAPNDYDANYYLGLSYQMQDKVKLAIRQYLRAITINPKRVEANRDVASAYLQGGAPEAAIKYARKAVKIDPSSQEAWCNLAATANLLGYFDEAVEAYRTAAELGELPKEAIPAFAAAHIKLKNFERAKNLLESLTGNQNDPYIIERLAYANFKLSHFEDAMAGYKRVLEIQPKNVAALNGIGGCYLTKYLQEGRKDIKLKQLGFEAWRKSLRIKPNQGRIIDLLNRYNSI comes from the coding sequence ATGATGAAAATTAACCTCAAAACTGCCAGTACTTTATGTCTCATCTCACTGAGCCTTATGCAGGGCGGCTGCTTCCTGTTTTCGAACAGTGATGCTTATGAACAAACACATTCACGCCCTTTCGAGCCGGGTAAGCCGATCAAAGCTGCACCCGTCATGGAAATGTCTCAAGAGCAACGAGTTACATCCGATACACTCATCGCTGAAGGCCATGAATACCGCGATATGGGCAAGCTGGATGCGGCATTGGCATCGTTCGGACTGGCGCTCGAAGAGAACGCGCAGATCACAGAAGCTCATATCGGAATGGGCCACATCTTCCTGGATCGCGGTAACGCAGGAATTGCTGAAAATGCATACCAGCGTGCGGTGCGATCCGCTCCCAATGATTATGATGCAAACTACTATCTGGGTTTGAGTTACCAGATGCAAGACAAGGTCAAACTAGCGATCCGCCAGTACCTGCGTGCGATCACGATTAATCCGAAACGCGTCGAAGCCAATCGTGATGTCGCCTCGGCTTACCTGCAAGGCGGCGCACCTGAAGCTGCGATTAAGTATGCCCGTAAGGCTGTTAAAATCGATCCAAGTTCGCAGGAAGCATGGTGCAACCTAGCGGCCACAGCAAACCTACTTGGTTATTTTGATGAGGCGGTTGAAGCCTATCGCACCGCTGCAGAATTGGGCGAGTTGCCAAAGGAAGCGATACCCGCGTTTGCGGCGGCGCATATCAAGTTGAAGAATTTTGAGCGTGCGAAAAACCTGCTTGAATCTTTGACAGGCAATCAAAATGATCCGTATATCATTGAACGTTTGGCATATGCGAATTTCAAACTGAGTCATTTTGAAGACGCGATGGCTGGGTATAAGCGCGTGTTAGAGATTCAACCTAAGAACGTTGCGGCGTTGAACGGGATTGGTGGATGCTACTTAACAAAGTATCTGCAAGAAGGACGAAAAGATATCAAGCTGAAGCAGTTGGGTTTCGAGGCGTGGCGAAAATCGCTGCGAATCAAACCTAATCAAGGTCGAATCATCGACTTACTCAACCGCTACAACAGCATCTAA
- a CDS encoding Fe(2+)-trafficking protein, translated as MATIQERIEQWEQMAEAAPDDMAFFSLGNAYREAERYEDAAGAYTRAIELNNGMSRAYQFLGQCLIKLDRNDSAADFLAQGYKIAAQRGDVMPQKAIGSLLTEKLGKDLPDIVDIEKQREEIAASGDTVLDRRSGTAQPKLPDPPMRGPMGEFIFQNFGQDTWREWIQQGTKVINELRLDFSDTNQQDVYEKYMLEWLGVSEEEADEIRKS; from the coding sequence ATGGCAACGATTCAAGAACGTATCGAACAGTGGGAGCAGATGGCAGAAGCCGCTCCCGACGACATGGCTTTCTTCAGCCTCGGCAACGCTTATCGCGAAGCCGAACGCTACGAGGATGCAGCCGGCGCATACACCCGCGCAATCGAACTAAATAACGGCATGTCAAGAGCTTATCAGTTCCTTGGCCAATGCCTCATCAAGCTCGATCGCAACGATTCCGCCGCCGATTTCCTTGCTCAAGGCTACAAAATCGCCGCTCAACGTGGCGATGTCATGCCCCAAAAAGCCATCGGCTCGCTCCTCACCGAGAAGCTCGGCAAGGATCTCCCCGATATCGTCGACATCGAAAAACAGCGCGAAGAAATCGCCGCCTCAGGCGATACCGTCCTTGATCGCCGCTCCGGCACCGCTCAGCCCAAGCTCCCCGACCCCCCAATGCGCGGCCCGATGGGCGAATTCATCTTCCAAAATTTCGGTCAGGACACTTGGCGAGAATGGATTCAGCAAGGCACTAAAGTCATTAATGAACTGAGGTTAGACTTCTCTGACACTAACCAACAAGATGTGTATGAGAAATATATGCTCGAATGGCTAGGCGTTTCTGAAGAAGAAGCCGACGAAATCCGCAAAAGCTGA
- a CDS encoding PD-(D/E)XK nuclease family protein, whose protein sequence is MANGGLDGRLGDDVAGHPVIGGHGLDEGVRISNGELDDQCAAGQRAGLEVESDATGGGEVSNGELEEDLRAGSGSGSGSGAGLEVGSDEQGGDGVWDMRDVVVVVPVARAGRRLLELLVQKSEERGGCKGNMPRSIAATNGELNGRLSDVARHPLTAGQGLDEGVSVSNGELDDECAVSQGSGLEDEDDGTGGGGGGLFPPRIVTVGQLPELFYEPKAGVADGLRSRLVRLSVLQEKGQRFVEVLKGRGGEVKDGDEMRIGGADWGVVQQLEKLSVDLAGGLLRVEQVLERCDELGIDLGGEGAAARWQAAGILEEMYHERLAEVGLVDRQRERLELIAACGSAYQGDLVLVGIADQNQMLNTMLHQVSADENREGRLSALVHCDEAHAEGFDEVGGLVSHYWADQEVVIGDEMLRFVERENETGGEVVRLLAEVGQSLKSNGKLDSGSSDIEEHPVTSGHGLEENVYVSNGGLDEKCAASQGPGLGDVDDATGGGGGLGFDAVTVGLCDEGMAGEVERAMGLAGVKGRYAGGKAMMWSGPVVLLGMLGRYADGKRWEDFAAVMRHVDMEIYVQGLDGDHESNQELGEVSRERMNGVLDGHLWRLDRYAMRCVPMSVEEVVREHGDEGGMVGVLKGILEGLLPGDVGGKQGVGEWAVEIGKMMGRVYEGRELKRYDRVDEPMYQCLKGLGGVLREMVGLGEDWEGMGEVSFSEAVVLVLGELKEAGVSPLGGERAVELMGVLDLQMDDARGLVLCGFNEGRLPASRNADAFLPDGLRKGLGLMDNGRRYARDVMLVNALIRSREVVRFVSARKSREGDPLMPSRLMLACGDEGIVRRVMGFYEEGKKRGDEVGLLKAGKTAHDFLIAKPWDGKTVEKMRVTGFRDYLACPYRFYLKHVEGLERMDDEVVELDGAGFGLLGHQVLELFGREVGIRDSANAVEVMGYLSDRLDEVVKAWYGKRMRATLRVQVAQLRERLNWFAGEQAKRVMQGWRICGDWVEWKHEMKVDVDGEAMRIVGKIDRIDVHETHGLCLIDYKTGDGGRKPEETHRRGGEWVDLQLPLYMDLVRDARLSGLEKGLSVGYMNLPRKLEETGFKAAVWDEQMLASARDVRDEVIRKVRGQVFWPPAERQGVRYEDGFERLCGDKVFDREELIERSWEVK, encoded by the coding sequence GTGGCTAATGGTGGGTTAGATGGACGTTTGGGTGATGATGTTGCAGGACATCCCGTGATCGGTGGTCACGGGCTTGACGAAGGCGTGCGTATTTCTAACGGAGAGTTAGATGATCAATGCGCTGCGGGTCAGAGGGCGGGATTGGAAGTTGAATCGGACGCAACAGGGGGGGGAGAGGTGTCTAATGGTGAGTTAGAGGAAGATTTGCGCGCAGGGTCAGGGTCAGGGTCAGGGTCAGGGGCGGGATTGGAAGTTGGATCGGACGAACAGGGGGGGGATGGGGTGTGGGATATGCGGGATGTGGTGGTGGTTGTGCCGGTGGCGAGAGCGGGGCGGCGATTGCTTGAATTATTGGTGCAAAAATCAGAAGAGCGAGGAGGCTGTAAAGGGAACATGCCGCGAAGTATTGCGGCGACTAATGGAGAATTAAATGGGCGCTTGAGTGATGTTGCAAGACACCCCTTGACCGCCGGTCAAGGGCTTGATGAGGGTGTAAGTGTCTCTAATGGTGAATTAGATGATGAATGCGCTGTGAGTCAGGGATCGGGATTGGAAGATGAGGATGACGGAACTGGGGGGGGAGGAGGCGGGTTGTTTCCGCCGCGGATCGTGACGGTGGGTCAGTTGCCGGAGCTGTTTTATGAGCCGAAGGCGGGGGTTGCGGATGGGTTAAGAAGCAGGCTGGTGAGGTTGTCGGTCTTGCAGGAGAAGGGGCAGCGGTTTGTGGAGGTTCTGAAGGGACGGGGCGGTGAGGTGAAGGATGGGGATGAGATGCGGATTGGTGGGGCTGATTGGGGTGTGGTGCAGCAGCTTGAGAAGCTGAGTGTGGACTTGGCGGGTGGGCTGCTGCGGGTGGAGCAAGTGCTGGAGAGGTGTGATGAACTGGGGATTGATTTGGGTGGTGAGGGTGCGGCTGCGCGCTGGCAAGCGGCAGGGATTTTGGAGGAGATGTATCACGAAAGATTGGCGGAGGTGGGATTGGTCGATCGGCAGCGCGAGCGGCTTGAATTGATCGCGGCGTGTGGCAGTGCGTATCAGGGGGACTTGGTTTTGGTGGGGATTGCGGATCAGAATCAGATGTTGAATACGATGTTACATCAGGTTTCGGCTGATGAAAATCGAGAAGGGCGATTGAGCGCGCTTGTGCATTGTGATGAGGCGCATGCTGAGGGATTTGATGAGGTGGGTGGGTTGGTGAGTCATTACTGGGCGGATCAGGAAGTGGTGATTGGGGATGAGATGTTACGGTTTGTTGAGCGGGAGAATGAGACGGGTGGCGAAGTGGTGAGGTTGCTTGCAGAGGTGGGGCAGTCGCTTAAGTCTAATGGCAAGTTAGATTCTGGTTCGAGCGATATTGAAGAACACCCCGTGACCAGCGGTCACGGGCTTGAAGAAAATGTGTATGTTTCTAATGGAGGGTTAGATGAAAAATGCGCTGCAAGTCAGGGGCCGGGTTTGGGAGATGTGGATGACGCAACAGGGGGGGGCGGGGGATTGGGGTTTGATGCGGTGACGGTGGGGTTGTGTGATGAGGGGATGGCGGGAGAGGTTGAGCGGGCGATGGGGTTGGCCGGGGTGAAGGGGCGGTATGCGGGTGGGAAGGCGATGATGTGGAGCGGGCCGGTGGTGCTGCTGGGGATGTTGGGGCGGTATGCGGATGGGAAGCGGTGGGAAGATTTTGCGGCGGTGATGCGGCATGTGGATATGGAGATTTATGTGCAGGGATTGGATGGCGATCATGAATCTAATCAAGAGTTAGGCGAGGTAAGCCGAGAGAGAATGAATGGGGTGTTAGATGGGCATTTATGGCGGTTGGACCGGTATGCGATGAGGTGCGTGCCGATGAGTGTTGAGGAGGTGGTGCGTGAGCATGGTGATGAAGGGGGGATGGTTGGGGTATTGAAGGGGATTTTGGAAGGGTTGTTGCCGGGGGATGTTGGTGGGAAGCAAGGTGTTGGCGAGTGGGCAGTTGAGATTGGGAAGATGATGGGGCGGGTGTATGAGGGAAGGGAGTTAAAGCGGTATGATCGGGTGGATGAGCCGATGTATCAGTGCTTGAAGGGTTTGGGCGGGGTGTTGCGTGAGATGGTGGGCTTGGGTGAGGATTGGGAGGGGATGGGTGAGGTGAGTTTTAGTGAGGCGGTGGTGTTGGTGTTGGGTGAGTTGAAAGAGGCGGGGGTGTCGCCGCTGGGTGGAGAGCGGGCGGTGGAGTTGATGGGTGTGTTGGATTTGCAGATGGATGATGCGCGGGGTTTGGTGTTGTGCGGGTTTAACGAGGGGCGGTTGCCGGCGAGTCGGAATGCGGACGCGTTTTTGCCGGATGGGCTGAGGAAGGGGTTGGGATTGATGGATAATGGGCGGCGGTATGCGCGAGATGTGATGTTGGTCAATGCGCTGATTAGAAGTCGTGAGGTGGTTCGGTTTGTGAGTGCGCGGAAGAGCCGAGAGGGGGATCCGCTGATGCCTAGCCGATTGATGTTGGCTTGCGGGGATGAGGGGATTGTGAGGCGGGTGATGGGGTTTTATGAGGAGGGTAAGAAGCGTGGGGATGAGGTGGGGCTGTTGAAGGCGGGGAAGACGGCGCATGATTTTTTGATTGCTAAGCCTTGGGACGGGAAGACGGTGGAGAAGATGCGGGTAACGGGGTTCAGAGATTATTTGGCGTGCCCGTACCGGTTTTACTTGAAGCATGTTGAGGGGCTGGAACGGATGGATGATGAGGTGGTGGAGTTGGATGGCGCGGGGTTTGGGTTGTTGGGGCACCAGGTGTTGGAGTTGTTTGGCAGAGAAGTAGGGATCAGGGATAGTGCGAATGCTGTGGAGGTGATGGGCTATCTATCGGATAGATTGGATGAGGTGGTGAAGGCTTGGTATGGGAAGAGGATGCGGGCGACGCTGCGGGTGCAGGTGGCGCAGTTGCGTGAGCGGTTGAACTGGTTTGCTGGTGAGCAGGCGAAGCGGGTGATGCAGGGTTGGCGAATATGTGGGGATTGGGTGGAATGGAAGCATGAGATGAAGGTGGATGTGGATGGGGAGGCAATGCGGATTGTTGGGAAGATTGACCGGATTGATGTGCATGAGACGCATGGGTTGTGTTTGATAGATTACAAGACGGGGGATGGGGGGCGGAAGCCAGAAGAGACGCATCGTCGGGGCGGGGAATGGGTGGATTTACAGTTACCGCTGTATATGGATTTGGTGCGAGATGCGAGGTTGAGTGGTTTGGAGAAGGGATTGAGTGTGGGGTATATGAACTTGCCGCGGAAATTGGAGGAGACGGGGTTTAAGGCGGCGGTTTGGGATGAGCAGATGTTGGCGTCGGCGAGGGACGTGAGGGATGAGGTGATACGGAAGGTGAGGGGGCAGGTTTTCTGGCCGCCCGCGGAAAGGCAGGGCGTGCGGTATGAGGATGGGTTTGAAAGATTGTGCGGAGATAAGGTGTTTGATCGGGAGGAATTGATTGAGCGCAGCTGGGAGGTGAAGTGA
- a CDS encoding UvrD-helicase domain-containing protein: MMNDEQYFMFSDDTNRELDDACVSAQNAANQGAGLKEGSDGQGGENPHRVIRASAGAGKTYQLTTRYLLLLRAGQDPDEILATTFTRKAAGEILGRVLGRLAKALVDEGERELLSKQLVEGAFYEEMKEPMDRGECLLLLKRLVGRIHRLSISTLDSFFQRIASSFRLEIGFPGDAIMTDERSAIATRLRWDAIEAMLSKATGSEDDLRTLLRLLKELYHDSVRQTVTGAIDEIVMGLYELYREVPEGTKWSRIEAVGKLDETGLQAAVERLVGMEDELAQTKAGKVNANWLKAWRNEVACAQAGDWGGFVEKGIAKAVLNGDEKFSRAEICEVVRDAYWVLISHARGVMLERHGKQTTSTWRMLRDFDVCYRRLCGQRSVVMFSDVTHELAGYLGEQESGVMEEIYFRLDGQVKHVLLDEFQDTSRAQWSVLEPMAEEVSAHVDGWWERSLFCVGDTKQAIYGWRGGCAGLFDEVESLPGIDEGKSLLRLDESRRSSQVVLDAVNRVYEGIGGSDVMGGKPTDYPERVMAAATMGEMFGEHRAYHRDLGGHAVLESSPAAVAREDEDDGDMVDEVVGHEVYVAGRVRDLAGRYAGKEIGVLVSRNATVNRVLFELKKMGVAASGEGGGVITDEPAVGAVLNALSMADHPGDKAAVYGVVNGPMSEVLGLKGRGREQVEGVSKRVRGMLLRDGYAKVIGDWARSLSGWCDGVAVKRLGQLVDVAERYEREGMGGSGGEGLLRPSQFVKYAEMTRLSEMSDAKVRVMTVHQSKGLEFDIVVLGELDQAIRCQWLAVAERDDDGEVVAVYRSGDEVIRAMYEPLRRAYETRCAEQWVEELCKLYVAMTRAKHGLYMIVKGAGMTKKGALRSRGGSYAALLVDQLCEVEEEGSGGQVLFEMGDADWDLQMKRRTDGDGVEDVVDEERGWDLPGSIGRLDAGEVLEVLGEVYGEKDDEGERMWTAVSPSSMEGQGTVLAEDILQVEKKEHGGRLFGTLVHEWFSLYGFWGEEPRVGEMGGRGGVERYWLTGEMDATDGMLLQVGGNAVEGLTDDEILEKADPFRAMLRREGVQRALRRREDGAMDLLWRERGFAVRVADGRLMRGAFDRVVVHRCQVGDEVRVVGATLIDFKTDRYEGEEGLRDKVAVYRPQVEAYRLALSRLLWLSEREIDVKLLFVGTGEVVTVD, encoded by the coding sequence ATGATGAATGATGAGCAATACTTTATGTTTAGTGATGATACTAATCGGGAGTTAGATGACGCTTGTGTGTCAGCTCAAAATGCTGCAAATCAAGGGGCAGGTTTGAAAGAGGGATCTGATGGACAGGGGGGGGAGAATCCGCACCGAGTGATTCGTGCGTCGGCAGGGGCGGGGAAGACGTATCAATTGACGACACGGTATTTGTTATTGCTAAGAGCAGGTCAGGATCCGGATGAGATTCTGGCGACGACGTTTACACGCAAGGCGGCGGGTGAGATTTTGGGACGGGTGTTGGGACGGCTTGCCAAGGCGCTGGTGGATGAAGGTGAGCGTGAGTTGTTGAGTAAGCAGTTGGTGGAGGGTGCGTTTTATGAAGAGATGAAAGAGCCGATGGATCGTGGGGAGTGTTTGTTGCTGCTTAAGCGGCTCGTAGGACGGATACATCGGCTATCTATCTCTACATTAGATAGTTTTTTCCAGCGGATTGCATCAAGTTTTAGGTTAGAGATCGGGTTCCCAGGTGATGCAATCATGACTGATGAGCGGAGCGCGATTGCGACGAGGCTGCGATGGGATGCGATTGAGGCAATGCTGAGTAAGGCAACGGGGAGTGAAGATGATTTGCGAACGCTATTACGTCTGCTTAAAGAGTTGTATCACGATAGTGTGCGGCAGACGGTGACGGGGGCGATTGATGAGATTGTGATGGGGTTGTACGAGTTGTACCGCGAGGTGCCGGAGGGGACGAAGTGGTCGCGGATCGAGGCGGTGGGGAAGCTTGATGAGACGGGATTGCAGGCGGCTGTTGAGCGGTTAGTTGGGATGGAGGATGAGCTTGCGCAGACGAAGGCGGGTAAGGTGAATGCGAACTGGCTGAAGGCGTGGCGGAATGAGGTTGCGTGTGCGCAAGCTGGGGATTGGGGCGGGTTTGTTGAGAAAGGGATTGCGAAAGCGGTATTGAATGGGGATGAAAAATTTTCCCGTGCGGAGATTTGTGAGGTTGTTCGAGATGCGTATTGGGTGCTGATCAGTCACGCGCGTGGGGTGATGTTGGAGCGACATGGGAAACAGACGACGTCGACATGGCGGATGCTTCGTGATTTTGATGTGTGCTATCGGCGGTTGTGCGGGCAGCGGTCGGTTGTGATGTTTTCGGATGTGACGCATGAGTTGGCGGGGTATTTGGGGGAGCAGGAGAGCGGGGTGATGGAGGAGATTTATTTTCGGCTGGATGGGCAGGTGAAGCATGTGTTGTTGGATGAGTTTCAGGATACGAGTCGGGCGCAATGGTCGGTGCTTGAACCGATGGCTGAGGAGGTGAGTGCGCATGTTGATGGGTGGTGGGAGCGGAGTTTGTTTTGTGTGGGTGATACGAAGCAGGCGATTTATGGGTGGCGGGGAGGGTGCGCGGGATTGTTTGATGAGGTGGAGAGTTTGCCGGGGATTGATGAGGGGAAGAGTTTGTTGAGGCTGGATGAGAGTCGCCGATCGTCGCAGGTGGTGTTGGATGCGGTGAATCGAGTGTATGAGGGGATTGGTGGTTCTGATGTGATGGGGGGTAAGCCGACGGATTATCCGGAGCGGGTGATGGCGGCGGCGACGATGGGAGAGATGTTTGGGGAGCATCGGGCTTACCATCGTGATTTGGGTGGACATGCAGTGCTGGAGAGTTCGCCGGCGGCGGTGGCGCGGGAAGATGAGGATGATGGGGATATGGTTGATGAGGTGGTGGGGCATGAGGTATATGTGGCGGGGCGCGTGAGGGATTTAGCGGGGCGATATGCGGGTAAGGAGATTGGGGTGCTGGTGAGTCGAAATGCGACAGTGAATCGGGTATTGTTTGAATTGAAGAAGATGGGTGTTGCGGCGAGTGGTGAGGGGGGTGGTGTGATTACGGATGAGCCTGCGGTGGGCGCGGTGCTGAATGCGCTGAGTATGGCGGATCATCCAGGAGATAAGGCGGCTGTTTATGGGGTGGTGAATGGGCCGATGAGTGAGGTGCTGGGATTGAAGGGGAGAGGCAGGGAGCAGGTGGAAGGGGTATCGAAGCGTGTGCGTGGGATGTTGTTACGTGATGGGTATGCGAAGGTGATCGGGGATTGGGCGCGGTCATTAAGCGGGTGGTGTGATGGGGTGGCGGTGAAACGATTGGGGCAATTGGTGGATGTGGCGGAACGGTATGAGCGTGAAGGGATGGGGGGGAGTGGTGGTGAGGGGCTATTGCGGCCGAGCCAATTTGTGAAGTATGCGGAGATGACGCGACTGAGTGAGATGAGTGATGCGAAGGTGCGGGTGATGACGGTGCATCAATCAAAGGGGTTGGAGTTTGATATTGTGGTTTTGGGTGAGTTGGATCAGGCGATTCGCTGTCAGTGGTTAGCGGTGGCGGAGCGAGATGATGATGGGGAGGTTGTGGCGGTGTATCGGAGTGGGGATGAAGTGATTCGAGCGATGTATGAGCCGCTGCGGCGGGCATATGAGACAAGGTGCGCGGAGCAATGGGTGGAGGAGTTGTGCAAGCTGTATGTGGCGATGACACGGGCGAAGCACGGGCTGTACATGATTGTGAAGGGGGCGGGTATGACAAAGAAGGGGGCGTTGAGATCACGGGGTGGGAGTTATGCGGCGCTGTTGGTGGATCAGTTGTGTGAGGTTGAAGAGGAAGGGTCAGGGGGGCAGGTGCTCTTTGAAATGGGTGATGCGGATTGGGACTTGCAGATGAAGCGTCGGACAGATGGTGATGGTGTTGAGGATGTTGTTGATGAGGAGAGAGGGTGGGACTTGCCGGGGTCTATTGGACGGTTAGACGCGGGTGAGGTGTTGGAGGTGTTGGGCGAGGTGTATGGCGAGAAGGATGACGAAGGGGAGCGGATGTGGACGGCGGTAAGTCCGAGTTCGATGGAGGGGCAAGGGACGGTGTTGGCTGAGGATATTTTGCAGGTTGAGAAAAAGGAGCATGGGGGGCGGTTGTTTGGGACATTGGTGCATGAATGGTTTAGTTTGTATGGATTTTGGGGTGAGGAGCCACGGGTTGGAGAAATGGGAGGTCGAGGTGGGGTTGAGCGTTATTGGTTGACGGGTGAGATGGATGCAACGGATGGGATGCTGCTGCAGGTGGGTGGGAATGCAGTGGAGGGATTAACGGATGATGAAATATTGGAAAAGGCGGATCCGTTCCGGGCGATGTTGCGTCGGGAAGGGGTGCAGCGGGCGCTTCGTCGAAGAGAAGATGGGGCGATGGACTTGCTCTGGCGAGAGCGAGGTTTTGCGGTGCGTGTTGCAGATGGCCGATTGATGCGCGGCGCGTTTGACAGGGTCGTGGTCCATCGGTGTCAGGTGGGAGACGAGGTGCGGGTTGTTGGGGCGACGTTGATCGATTTTAAGACGGATCGTTATGAAGGGGAGGAGGGGTTAAGAGATAAGGTGGCGGTCTATCGGCCACAGGTTGAAGCGTATCGATTGGCGCTGAGTCGATTGTTGTGGCTGAGTGAACGCGAGATTGATGTGAAGTTGCTGTTCGTGGGTACGGGTGAGGTTGTGACTGTGGATTGA
- a CDS encoding transposase gives MIECYFVWVTRYHKKVLVGELETRMRELVCEVCSIIEIGILSDNACAEHVRVLLLYPLNVLLSKAMPYIEGVWLKLTSAVSAADV, from the coding sequence ATGATTGAATGCTATTTTGTGTGGGTGACTAGATATCACAAGAAGGTTTTAGTTGGTGAGTTAGAGACCCGCATGCGTGAGTTGGTATGTGAAGTTTGTAGTATCATTGAGATTGGAATTTTGTCGGACAATGCGTGCGCTGAACATGTACGTGTACTGCTGTTGTATCCGTTGAATGTTTTACTTAGCAAAGCGATGCCCTACATTGAGGGAGTGTGGTTGAAGTTGACGAGTGCTGTATCGGCGGCAGATGTGTAG